In bacterium, the sequence GCAAAAAGGAGGCCATCGACCTGGGCCGGGAGGAGGCGCGGCATGACTGGGTGGCCGTGCTGGACGCCGATTCGCGCCCCGGTCCCGACTGGCTGGCCACCCTGCTGGGCGCGGTCCGGTCCGGCGACGGCCTGCTGGCCGGGCCGGTCGTCTTCGCGGGGGAGGGCCTCTGGTCGCGCCTGGTGCGTCTGGAGTACATGGGCCTGCTGGGGGCGGGCCTCGCCTCCTTCGCCCTCGGCCGACCTCTCTTCGCCAGCGGGGCCAACCTGGCTTGGCGGCGGACGGCCTACCGCGAAGCAGGCGGCTACGAGGGCCTGCTGCACCTGCCCAGCGCCGACGACACGCTGCTCATCCAGCGCATGCGGCTGCGCACCCGCTGGACCCTGGCCGCCACGCTGGCCCGCGGCGCCCTCGTCGCCACCCGCGGTCCGGCCGGGCCGCGCGAGTTCTGGCGCCAGCGCGTGCGCTGGACCTCCAGCGAACGCCACATGCCCGACCGCGCCGCCCAGGCCGGCGCCCTGGGCCTCTACCTGGTCTTCCTGGGCACGCTGCTGGCGCCCATCCTGGCCCTGAGCGGACACCTGTCCGCGCATGCCGCCCTCGGCATCGTCCTGCTCAAGCTGATCCCCGACCTGCGCCTGACGGTCCACGCGGCGCGGCGCCTGGGCGGGCGCGGCCTGCTGCCGCTCTTTCCGCTGGTCTGGCTGGGACAGCTGGCCTATGGACTGGTCGTGCCCTGGGTCGGGACCTTCGTCCGCCCCCCGTGGCGCGGCTCGCCGGCCGAGGGCCGGCCGCCGCTCGGATGCGCGCCATGAGCGCCCTGCTGCACCGGCCGCCCGCCTGGCGCCCCCTCCTTCAGCCCGGGCTGTGGCGCCTGCCCCGGCGCCTGGCCTGGCTGGGCGGCAGCGGTCGCGTCCTCCTCACCTTCGATGACGGACCCGGACCGGCCACGGCTGAGGCGGCCCGTCTGCTGGAGGCGGCGGGGGCGCGCGCGCTCTTCTTCCTCGTGGCCGGCCGCCTGCCCGAGGATCCGGCCCGCCCCGCCACGGCGGACGAGGAGCAGGCCCTGGCCATCACCCGCGCCCTGCTGGCCGCCGGCCACCTCCCCGCCGTGCATGGCCTCAGCCATCGGCGCCTGGGCCTGCTGCCGCCTGCCGTCGTGCGCCGCGACCTGGCCCGCGCCGCCGGACGCCTGGCCGCCGCCTGCGGCCTGCCGCCGATCTTCCAGCGGCCGCCCTACGGCAACTGGACGCCCTGGCTCAGCCGCGTCTCGCGCCGTCTGGGCCTGGAGCCCGTCTTCTGGAGCCTCAATCCCGCCGACTACCGCGCCCCGCGCCCGGACGCGCTCGTCAGCCGGGTGCTGGAGCTGGCGCGCCCGGGGGACATCCTGCTTCTGCACTGCAGCGGCCCGGGCCAGGAGTCGACGCGGGCCGCCCTGCCGGCCATCCTGGCCGGTTTGCGCGGCAAGGGGCTGAGTCCGCTTGATCCCATGGCCCTGCTGGAGGACGCCCATGCCTGAGTGGCTGCTGCTGCCTCCCGGCTGGCCCCGCGCCCTGGCGCTGGTCGTGGCGGCGGGCATCCTCATCATGATCTGGCTGCGCCGCGCCTGGCTCGAGGAACTGGTGGAAGAGGGGAGCGACCGGGCTGCCGCGGAGAGGAGCGCGCCGGCGGCAGGCGGGGAGCCGCAGCGCAGCCTGCTCATCGTCGCCCGCAATGAAGAGGAAGCGCTGCCCGGCCTGCTGCAGGACTTGGACCGGCTGCTGGCGAGGGATCCCGCCCTCGAGATCATGCTGGCGGACGACCAGTCGACGGACGGCACGCGCCCCCTGCTCGAGGCATTCTGCGCCGATGCGGAGCGTCACGGGCGCGTCCGGCTCCTGCCGGCCGAACCCGGCCGCCGCGGCAAGCCCGCCTGGCTGCGCCACGGCGTTGATCAATGCCGGGGCCGGCAGGTGCTCTTCAGCGACGCCGACTGCCGGCTGCCGGCCGGCTGGAGCCTGGCCCTGGGCGCCCTCCTCGACGAAGGGCTGATCGCGGTGGGTGGCCTCGTGCTGCTGGAAGGAGGCGCCACGCCAGACCCCGCCGCGCGCTGGCAGCGCCTCCACTGGCTGCTCCTCTCGGGCATGGGCGCTCTCCTCTCGGCCCGCATGCACCAGGCGGCGCCCTCGCTCTGGGGGGCCAACCTTGCCTTCGACCGCGCCGCCGTGGACAAACTGGGCGGTTATGCCCGACTGGCCGCCGTGGACAGCGGGGAGGATCTGGCCTTTGCCCGGGCGCTGGCCCGCCTCGGGGCGCCTCATCGCCTCGCCGCCTTTCCCCTCGACAGCCGGGTGCGCACCAGGCCCGAGACGTGGGCGGGCAGCGCCCGCCAACTGGCCCGCTGGTTGGCCGGCCTGCCCCGCCTGGCGCCGCTCCATCTGAGCCTGGTCCTGGGAGCCGCGGCCTGGCTGGGTGCCCTCGCCGCCATCCTCCTCCTGCGGCCCATCCTGGGCCTGGTGCTGGGCGGCGCCGCCGTGCTCAGCCTCTCCGCCCTGCTGGACGAGCTGGCCGCCCGCCTGCGCGAGGAGCGGCCCGCCGCCTCCGAGACGGCCCTCTACCTGGCCGCTTGGCCGCTGGTGGCCCTCCTCGCCCTCTGGCATGGCCTGCGCGGCACCACCGGCTGGAGGCGCCCCGCATGAGAGGTCCCACCCATCATGCGGAGAGCCATCCGCGCTACGCCGAACTCCACTACACGCCCCTGGGCAAGTCCCTGTCACGCCTTTGGCAGCCCTGGCCCGAGATCTACCTCGACCTGCCCTGGCGCATCACGGCGGGACGACCGCTGCCCCTGCTCCTCGCCTTCGCCGACGCCCACCGCTTCCCGGTCCGCCTGTTGGCCCTGGAGTTGACCCTGGCTGATCCGCGCGGCCGCCTCACCCAGCAGCGTCGCGACCTGGACATCCGCCTCGAGACGCCGGTGGGCGGCCTGGTCCTGCTCGAGCTGGAGCTGGAGGATCCCGGCACGTGGGAACTGTGGGCCGACCTGCGCGCCGAGCGCCTGCCCGGCCCGGGCGGGGCGGCGGGCCAGGAGATCCTCTTCCGCAACCACCTCGCCCGCGGCCTCCCCGAGGAGCCGCTCCGGGTCCGGGTGGACCGCACGCCGCCGCCCCTCCTGCCCGGCATGGTCCAGGGCGATCCCCACGTCCATTCCTCCGCCACCCGCGACATGATCGAGTTCGGACCACCGCCGGAACTGCTGCGCCGCGCGGCGCGCGCCCTGGATCTGGACTGGTTCGCCCTGACGGACCACAGCTACGATCTGGACGATGGCGTGGAGAATCCCCGCCGCGCCGATCCTGCCCTCCCCATCTGGCGGCGCCAGCAGGAGTGGCTGGCGGCGGCGGCGGCCACGCCCGGCCCCTTCGTCATGGGCGGCGAGGAATGCTCGGTGGGGGGCGTGGGCGGTGGCATCCTCCACCTGTTGCTCCTGGCTCCCGACCGCTTCTGGCCCGGATCGGCCGACGGCGGCGAGTCCTGGCTGCCGCGGCGTCCGGAATGGCGTCTGCCCGCGCTGTTGGAGGCGCTGGCCGGCAGTGGCTGCCTGCCGGTCTCGGCCCACACCGGGGAGCGGCCGGGCGCGGGCGAGCGCTGGCTGCTGCGCCGCCGCTCCTGGCGCGGGGAGGACATGGCCCTCCTGACGGCGCACCAAGTGCTCTCCGGCGGGCTGGGGGCCGCTTTCCGGGCGGGTCGCCGCCTGTGGCTGGAGCAGCTGGCCCGCGGACGCCCCGCCGTCATTCTGGCCGGTGGGGACAGCCACGGCCATTTCAGCCTGGGACGCTCCGTCCACGTGCCGGCCTGGAGCCTGGGTTGGGGACGCAGCCAGCTCTTCGGCCGCCACCGCAGCGCCTGCCTTCTGGCGGCGGGGGAGGCGCTGGCACCCCCTGCATCGGACCAGCCAGACCAGCGCCCCCGCCGTCTGCTGGCGGAACTGGAGGCCGGACGCACCCTCCTCACGGACGGCCCTCTGCTC encodes:
- a CDS encoding glycosyltransferase → MPEWLLLPPGWPRALALVVAAGILIMIWLRRAWLEELVEEGSDRAAAERSAPAAGGEPQRSLLIVARNEEEALPGLLQDLDRLLARDPALEIMLADDQSTDGTRPLLEAFCADAERHGRVRLLPAEPGRRGKPAWLRHGVDQCRGRQVLFSDADCRLPAGWSLALGALLDEGLIAVGGLVLLEGGATPDPAARWQRLHWLLLSGMGALLSARMHQAAPSLWGANLAFDRAAVDKLGGYARLAAVDSGEDLAFARALARLGAPHRLAAFPLDSRVRTRPETWAGSARQLARWLAGLPRLAPLHLSLVLGAAAWLGALAAILLLRPILGLVLGGAAVLSLSALLDELAARLREERPAASETALYLAAWPLVALLALWHGLRGTTGWRRPA
- a CDS encoding polysaccharide deacetylase family protein, producing MSALLHRPPAWRPLLQPGLWRLPRRLAWLGGSGRVLLTFDDGPGPATAEAARLLEAAGARALFFLVAGRLPEDPARPATADEEQALAITRALLAAGHLPAVHGLSHRRLGLLPPAVVRRDLARAAGRLAAACGLPPIFQRPPYGNWTPWLSRVSRRLGLEPVFWSLNPADYRAPRPDALVSRVLELARPGDILLLHCSGPGQESTRAALPAILAGLRGKGLSPLDPMALLEDAHA
- a CDS encoding glycosyltransferase, translating into MSLTALSLLALNGVYAAYVWRLGGALAGRGDRLAPGGGEEGEVAAGGISVIVPARNEAEALPATLRTLCAQTLPRERWELLVVDDCSRDGSAEVARVLIEELGRQGVAARLLGTTPGRSGKKEAIDLGREEARHDWVAVLDADSRPGPDWLATLLGAVRSGDGLLAGPVVFAGEGLWSRLVRLEYMGLLGAGLASFALGRPLFASGANLAWRRTAYREAGGYEGLLHLPSADDTLLIQRMRLRTRWTLAATLARGALVATRGPAGPREFWRQRVRWTSSERHMPDRAAQAGALGLYLVFLGTLLAPILALSGHLSAHAALGIVLLKLIPDLRLTVHAARRLGGRGLLPLFPLVWLGQLAYGLVVPWVGTFVRPPWRGSPAEGRPPLGCAP